One uncultured Acidilobus sp. JCHS genomic window carries:
- a CDS encoding N-methylhydantoinase B/acetone carboxylase, alpha subunit, whose translation MSPMVSWEVVHRATAFIAEEMGVALRRSALSPNIRERADHSCAVVDPEGNVVAQAEHIPVHLGSLRVGVKNLLKVMEEEGIELEEGDMLFSNDPYITGTHLNDVTVMAPVYLNGRLVAYVVNKAHHVDVGGPAFGSINPQASTIYEEGLIIPPTKLVEGGTIRKDVVRLYLANVKAPEAAEGDLSAQVAANLTGVARVRELIGRYGLDQVTSGWRRSIEYARELVRRELEGWPRGTFEASDVLEVGPSEGDDVTIGARVTIGEGVRVELSAPPQVQRPLNAVFGVTYAASSFAIRSLMRSEVPVNEGLYSMINVLAPEGSMLNARPPAPVAGGNLETSQRVVDVILRALSSAMPDRVPAASSGTMMNVMIGGVDPRTGRTWAYYETIGGGSGARPNGDGVSAVHTNMTNTMNTPIEVAEASYPIVFTSYRVREGSGGRGKYRGGDGIVRSFRVTAPARLSIMASRFRHRPWGLAGGLPGEPARVKVVRADGRVEDVPPLVTVELKLGDEVIIETPGGGGYGLRPNGLLAELRLVRG comes from the coding sequence GTGAGCCCCATGGTCTCATGGGAGGTAGTCCACAGGGCCACGGCCTTCATAGCCGAGGAGATGGGGGTGGCCCTCAGGAGGTCTGCCCTCTCCCCTAACATAAGGGAGAGGGCCGACCACAGCTGCGCCGTGGTAGACCCAGAGGGCAACGTGGTCGCCCAGGCAGAGCACATACCTGTTCACCTCGGCTCCCTGAGGGTTGGCGTCAAGAACCTCCTAAAGGTCATGGAGGAGGAGGGAATTGAGCTCGAGGAGGGGGACATGCTGTTCTCGAACGACCCCTACATAACTGGGACCCACCTCAACGACGTAACCGTGATGGCGCCAGTTTACCTCAACGGCAGGCTAGTGGCGTACGTGGTCAACAAGGCGCACCACGTAGACGTCGGCGGCCCCGCCTTCGGCAGCATAAACCCCCAGGCCTCAACAATATACGAGGAAGGCCTCATCATACCCCCAACCAAGCTCGTCGAGGGAGGCACCATAAGGAAGGACGTCGTGAGGCTCTACCTAGCTAACGTGAAGGCCCCTGAGGCGGCGGAGGGCGACCTGAGCGCCCAGGTGGCGGCTAACCTAACTGGAGTCGCCAGGGTGAGGGAGCTCATAGGGAGGTACGGCCTTGACCAGGTGACCTCAGGCTGGAGGAGGTCCATTGAGTACGCCAGGGAGCTCGTCAGGAGGGAGCTTGAGGGCTGGCCAAGGGGGACCTTCGAGGCCTCTGACGTCCTTGAGGTGGGCCCCTCGGAGGGCGATGACGTAACGATAGGCGCTAGGGTCACGATAGGCGAGGGGGTCAGGGTTGAGCTCAGCGCCCCGCCCCAGGTCCAGAGGCCCCTGAACGCCGTCTTCGGCGTGACCTACGCCGCCTCCTCCTTCGCCATTAGGTCGCTCATGAGGTCTGAGGTCCCAGTCAACGAGGGCCTCTACTCAATGATTAACGTCCTCGCCCCAGAGGGCTCGATGCTTAACGCCAGGCCGCCTGCCCCCGTCGCGGGAGGCAACCTTGAGACGAGCCAGAGGGTAGTTGACGTGATCCTGAGGGCGCTCTCAAGCGCTATGCCCGACAGGGTCCCGGCAGCCTCTTCTGGCACCATGATGAACGTGATGATAGGAGGTGTGGACCCGAGGACAGGCAGAACCTGGGCTTACTACGAGACGATCGGCGGAGGCTCGGGGGCAAGGCCTAACGGGGACGGCGTCTCGGCCGTCCACACGAACATGACGAACACCATGAACACGCCTATTGAGGTGGCGGAGGCCTCATACCCCATAGTGTTCACGTCGTACAGGGTGAGGGAGGGAAGTGGGGGCAGGGGGAAGTACAGGGGAGGTGACGGCATAGTTAGGTCGTTCAGGGTGACGGCGCCGGCCAGGCTCTCGATAATGGCCAGCAGGTTCAGGCACAGGCCCTGGGGCCTGGCAGGGGGGCTGCCTGGGGAGCCCGCCAGGGTGAAAGTGGTTAGGGCTGACGGCAGGGTCGAGGATGTGCCGCCCCTCGTAACCGTTGAGCTGAAGCTAGGGGACGAGGTCATTATCGAGACCCCAGGAGGGGGAGGCTATGGCCTGAGGCCCAACGGCCTACTGGCTGAGCTCAGGCTGGTCCGCGGATAA
- a CDS encoding Bacterial extracellular solute-binding protein, family 5 Middle yields MXXXXXXXXYTIAVSSRAEPFSLFSPQASVPNPGTIIVAENVPGGPFSFDPAIAYDTTSFEVIDNIFASLLLYDGPYTNKFIPMAAEYLPTVGNWTNVTARYEYGAISPNYTVYVFKLRPGLRAANGDPITAYDVWYSLVRDLLLAGGVPSTRGWILAQYLIPNYTPFTFIVTSPNDTQGAEEIVNAITYSNATDTVTFHLIRPVAPQVFFTALAEAWGPGILDAKWLEEVGDGINFTGLYNHNYTQLAEAFYQYEQTANEWDYNEQVRWDPMATGPYYIAAYTPGQSIVLKPNPYWPTNITYVPRPNDTIVIYWVKDPETAYEMFASGQVDMVVNLPDSFIPKVLQLESEGEANVYEFPSLLEEFFGFDLQVNENLLHSINPAYSIPSWYFANPLVREAFAYAFNYTQYINSIVGNAKYHFNFGSLYCGAIIKGLDIYIPPSELTGCPTFNLTYAKQLMEESGFYNISVYFPIVIMAGDTTDFTAAEMWAQALHDIDPNVNAAPLYLPWTLMLSYWVPDLNPMAIWNSGYVADYPLASDMMNAQYTGQVWADPDGWNVTYLENLSAYFNASKISWPGLNASVEPQIGKMLWQEAMEYQELQDLIAEADSVELTNATASMGIL; encoded by the coding sequence ATGAANNNNNNNNNNNNNNNNNNNNGTTACACCATAGCCGTGAGCTCCCGGGCTGAGCCGTTCTCGCTGTTCAGCCCCCAGGCGTCGGTGCCTAACCCGGGCACAATAATAGTGGCCGAGAACGTGCCTGGAGGGCCATTCAGCTTCGACCCAGCGATAGCCTACGACACCACGAGCTTTGAGGTCATAGATAACATCTTCGCCTCCCTCCTGCTCTACGATGGCCCCTACACGAACAAGTTCATACCCATGGCGGCCGAGTACCTGCCTACTGTGGGCAACTGGACCAACGTAACTGCAAGGTATGAGTACGGCGCAATATCGCCTAACTACACGGTATACGTGTTCAAGCTGAGGCCCGGCCTCAGGGCGGCAAACGGCGACCCGATAACGGCGTACGACGTGTGGTACAGCCTGGTGAGGGACCTGCTGCTCGCAGGGGGCGTGCCGTCGACGAGGGGCTGGATACTGGCCCAGTACCTCATACCAAACTACACGCCGTTCACGTTCATAGTTACGTCGCCCAACGACACCCAGGGGGCCGAGGAGATAGTGAACGCCATAACGTACAGCAACGCGACGGACACCGTGACGTTCCACCTAATTAGGCCGGTGGCCCCTCAGGTGTTCTTCACGGCCCTCGCCGAGGCCTGGGGGCCGGGCATACTTGACGCAAAGTGGCTTGAGGAGGTTGGAGACGGCATAAACTTCACAGGGCTGTACAACCACAACTACACACAGCTGGCCGAGGCCTTCTACCAGTACGAGCAGACGGCCAACGAGTGGGACTACAACGAGCAGGTCAGGTGGGACCCCATGGCGACGGGGCCCTACTACATAGCGGCCTACACTCCAGGCCAGAGCATAGTCCTCAAGCCGAACCCGTACTGGCCGACCAACATAACCTACGTGCCGAGGCCCAACGACACCATAGTCATATACTGGGTCAAGGACCCCGAGACGGCATATGAGATGTTCGCATCAGGGCAGGTCGACATGGTGGTTAACCTGCCTGACAGCTTCATACCTAAGGTGCTGCAGCTTGAAAGTGAGGGGGAAGCCAATGTTTATGAGTTCCCGAGCCTGCTGGAGGAGTTCTTTGGCTTCGACCTCCAGGTCAACGAGAACCTGCTGCACTCGATCAACCCGGCCTACAGCATACCAAGCTGGTACTTCGCCAACCCGCTCGTGAGGGAGGCCTTCGCCTACGCCTTCAACTACACGCAGTACATAAACAGCATAGTGGGCAACGCCAAGTACCACTTCAACTTTGGGAGTCTGTACTGCGGGGCCATAATAAAGGGCCTGGACATATACATACCCCCGTCTGAGCTGACAGGCTGCCCGACCTTCAACCTGACGTACGCCAAGCAGCTCATGGAGGAGAGCGGATTCTACAACATAAGCGTGTACTTCCCGATAGTGATCATGGCCGGCGACACCACTGACTTCACGGCTGCAGAGATGTGGGCCCAGGCGCTCCACGACATAGACCCAAACGTAAACGCGGCGCCGCTCTACCTCCCGTGGACCCTCATGCTCTCATACTGGGTCCCCGACCTGAACCCCATGGCTATCTGGAACAGCGGCTACGTGGCCGACTACCCGCTGGCGTCAGACATGATGAACGCCCAGTACACCGGCCAGGTCTGGGCTGACCCGGACGGCTGGAACGTCACCTACCTGGAGAACCTCAGCGCCTACTTCAACGCCTCAAAGATAAGCTGGCCAGGGCTAAACGCGAGTGTCGAGCCCCAGATAGGCAAGATGCTGTGGCAGGAGGCCATGGAGTACCAGGAGCTGCAGGACCTGATAGCCGAGGCCGACAGCGTCGAGCTCACCAACGCCACAGCCTCTATGGGGATCCTCTAG
- a CDS encoding NAD-dependent aldehyde dehydrogenase, with the protein MRKAELELSSELVKGLVRQGDVPTFPYFAAGEWSLDGERLNVVSPIDLGVVAATTAPSAEKGLAVLGRVYAVGRRKIRDTPGEERVEIFERAADALEEAREDLVNILIVNAGKTRRAAESEVNASIERLRLAKLDVRRVYGDFVPGDWSPDTLETEAIVKREPLGVVAAVLPFNYPLFDAVNKVVYSAVAGNAVIVKPASADPLPALALAKALVDSGFPPEALAVLPMRGRDFGKVIADRRVAAVSLTGSTETGLEVMREAGVKQYVMELGGGDPAIVLGDADVKETASKIVAGITSYSGQRCDSIKYVLAEPEVYEELKEEIVEGLSRVRVGDPREEGTDMGPLIDVKTADEVVYAAKDAVSKGGRVLYGGEKVEELGPNYIRPTLIEVEASRLPELYMYNKEVFASIAAIVNVRDLDEAIALANGRRYGLDAAIFGMDVVKVRKAVRQLEVGAVYINDYPKHGIGYYPFGGMKDSGIGREGIGYTIDFVTAYKSIIYNYKGKGVWDYL; encoded by the coding sequence TTGAGGAAGGCCGAGCTGGAGCTGAGCTCGGAGCTCGTCAAGGGGCTCGTAAGGCAGGGTGACGTGCCTACCTTCCCCTACTTCGCTGCGGGCGAGTGGAGCCTCGACGGCGAGAGGCTTAATGTCGTGTCCCCCATAGACCTCGGCGTAGTAGCGGCCACGACCGCGCCCTCGGCTGAGAAGGGCCTAGCAGTCCTTGGAAGGGTCTACGCCGTGGGGAGAAGGAAGATAAGGGACACGCCAGGGGAGGAGAGGGTGGAGATCTTCGAGAGGGCGGCCGACGCCCTCGAGGAGGCCAGGGAGGACCTGGTCAACATACTCATAGTTAACGCCGGCAAGACAAGGAGGGCAGCCGAGAGTGAGGTCAACGCGAGCATTGAGAGGCTGAGGCTGGCGAAGCTCGACGTCAGGAGGGTATACGGTGACTTCGTCCCAGGGGACTGGTCGCCTGACACCCTCGAGACCGAGGCCATAGTCAAGAGGGAGCCGCTGGGCGTCGTTGCCGCCGTGCTGCCCTTCAACTACCCCCTCTTCGACGCGGTCAACAAGGTGGTCTACTCCGCGGTGGCGGGGAACGCCGTCATAGTCAAGCCCGCCAGCGCTGACCCCCTCCCCGCCCTCGCTCTAGCCAAGGCGCTGGTGGACTCCGGCTTCCCTCCTGAGGCCCTGGCAGTGCTCCCCATGAGGGGCAGGGACTTCGGCAAGGTGATAGCTGACAGGAGGGTCGCGGCGGTCTCCCTCACCGGGAGCACCGAGACGGGCCTTGAGGTAATGAGGGAGGCCGGCGTCAAGCAGTACGTTATGGAGCTAGGGGGCGGCGACCCAGCGATAGTCCTGGGCGACGCTGACGTCAAGGAGACGGCGTCAAAGATTGTCGCAGGGATCACAAGCTACTCGGGCCAGAGGTGCGACTCCATAAAGTACGTGCTTGCGGAGCCCGAGGTCTACGAGGAGCTGAAGGAGGAGATAGTTGAGGGCCTGTCAAGGGTCAGGGTGGGCGACCCGAGGGAAGAGGGGACTGACATGGGGCCCCTCATAGACGTCAAGACCGCTGACGAGGTAGTATACGCAGCCAAGGACGCGGTCTCCAAGGGCGGCAGGGTGCTCTACGGCGGGGAGAAGGTTGAGGAGCTCGGCCCTAACTACATAAGGCCGACGCTGATAGAGGTCGAGGCCTCGAGGCTCCCGGAGCTCTACATGTACAACAAGGAGGTGTTCGCCTCGATAGCCGCCATAGTTAATGTCAGGGACCTCGATGAGGCCATAGCCCTCGCCAACGGGAGGAGGTACGGCCTCGACGCGGCGATATTCGGGATGGACGTCGTCAAGGTGAGGAAGGCCGTGAGGCAGCTTGAGGTGGGGGCCGTCTACATTAACGACTACCCGAAGCACGGCATAGGCTATTACCCCTTCGGCGGCATGAAGGACTCAGGCATAGGGAGGGAGGGCATAGGGTACACCATAGACTTCGTCACGGCCTACAAGTCAATAATATACAACTACAAGGGCAAGGGCGTGTGGGACTACCTCTAA
- a CDS encoding Glutamate dehydrogenase/leucine dehydrogenase, translated as MASLFVDAEVLMPSAIENVITKDNVSKVRAKLIVEGANGPTTPEAEAELYKRGSIVVPDISANAGGVVMSYLEWVENLQWYWWDEEETLKRLDAVMTSNVKRLIDRYESLKSTNPSATMRDAAFILALERVYRAMKARGWL; from the coding sequence ATGGCCTCCCTCTTCGTCGACGCCGAGGTCCTGATGCCGTCGGCCATAGAGAACGTGATAACTAAGGACAACGTGTCGAAGGTCAGGGCTAAGCTCATAGTGGAGGGCGCCAACGGGCCGACGACGCCTGAGGCGGAGGCAGAGCTCTACAAGAGGGGCTCCATAGTGGTGCCGGACATCTCGGCCAACGCCGGCGGCGTCGTTATGTCGTACCTTGAGTGGGTCGAGAACCTGCAGTGGTACTGGTGGGACGAGGAGGAGACCCTGAAGAGGCTTGACGCAGTAATGACCTCAAACGTTAAGAGGCTCATAGACAGGTACGAGTCCCTCAAGTCGACCAACCCCTCAGCCACCATGAGGGACGCGGCCTTCATACTGGCCCTCGAGAGGGTCTACAGGGCCATGAAGGCCAGAGGATGGCTCTAA
- a CDS encoding Glutamate dehydrogenase/leucine dehydrogenase, which produces MVDEYSRIRGYNVPGVFTAKPPELWGNPVREYSTGYGVVVAARVAAERYMGGLQGLRVSVHGFGNVGQYSALFAQRQGAKVVAVSDTSGTVYDPNGIDVELAMKVKAQTGKVINYPKGGEDVRPHGLPLRRRRGPDAVGHRERDN; this is translated from the coding sequence ATGGTCGACGAGTACTCAAGGATCAGGGGCTACAACGTGCCCGGGGTCTTCACGGCCAAGCCGCCGGAGCTCTGGGGCAACCCCGTGAGGGAGTACTCGACAGGCTACGGCGTCGTCGTGGCCGCCAGGGTGGCGGCCGAGAGGTACATGGGGGGCCTGCAGGGCCTCAGGGTGTCAGTTCACGGCTTCGGCAACGTGGGCCAGTACTCAGCCCTGTTCGCCCAGAGGCAGGGAGCCAAGGTAGTCGCGGTGAGCGACACCTCAGGCACGGTGTACGACCCCAACGGCATCGACGTGGAGCTGGCCATGAAGGTCAAGGCCCAGACGGGGAAGGTGATAAACTACCCAAAAGGGGGAGAAGATGTACGACCCCATGGCCTCCCTCTTCGTCGACGCCGAGGTCCTGATGCCGTCGGCCATAGAGAACGTGATAACTAA
- a CDS encoding Glutamate dehydrogenase/leucine dehydrogenase, producing MLERAIKMDNLPYELYKVLSRPERVLTVSIPVRMDDGRLEVFEGYGVQYSSALGPYKGGIRFHPEVDLDTDMALALGMVLKNALNNLPYGGGKGAVKVDPKRLSKGELERLSRGYARAIAPLIGDQVDMPALDVGTTPEIMA from the coding sequence GTGCTCGAGAGGGCCATAAAGATGGACAACCTGCCCTACGAGCTCTACAAGGTGCTGAGCAGGCCTGAGAGGGTGCTGACGGTCAGCATACCCGTCAGGATGGACGACGGGAGGCTAGAGGTCTTCGAGGGCTACGGGGTCCAGTACAGCAGCGCCCTAGGCCCCTACAAGGGGGGCATAAGGTTCCACCCTGAGGTCGACCTGGATACTGACATGGCCCTCGCCCTGGGCATGGTGCTGAAGAACGCCCTCAACAACCTGCCGTACGGCGGTGGCAAGGGGGCCGTTAAGGTGGACCCCAAGAGGCTCTCCAAGGGGGAGCTGGAGAGGCTGAGCAGGGGCTACGCCAGGGCCATAGCTCCCCTCATAGGGGACCAGGTCGACATGCCTGCCCTGGACGTCGGCACCACGCCCGAGATAATGGCTTAG
- a CDS encoding dihydrolipoamide dehydrogenase, giving the protein MLDESQVDGRSYDVVVIGGGSGGAAAALRASQLGLKVLVIDRPPVGGTCVNVGCVPMKFLLRLAEFMKSHRELSSLGLVKSGGAIPDMGAFRSYRKSLAEMVVSYYLDQVFPSHGIDVVIGTGSLRGPTEVKVGKALVRARSIIIATGSRPLVPGSIRGLREAMDRGFAMTSDEAFDLAEVPESLVIVGGGAIGVEMAAAWHWLGSRVSIVEMMDRLLPGLDPELGQALQKVYAERGIDLYLSTSVTSLEPGSRRVRLSDGRELEASKVLVAVGRAPNIEELGLENAGVRYTRRGIEVDERCRTSVPNIYAVGDVTGLHYLASAAIAEGVVAAENVAGLDSKIDRSIVPMAVFSDPEVASVGVSAMRGDPRYRVVKFPNSVNYRAIALGEAVGFAKAVSEASTGRLVGFHMIGPLASEVVNAAAIAIRKGLTLEKAKGLVFAHPVVSESLLNALLLSSGVNLYLPRRG; this is encoded by the coding sequence GTGCTTGACGAGTCCCAGGTCGACGGGAGGAGCTACGACGTCGTGGTGATAGGCGGAGGCTCGGGCGGCGCCGCGGCCGCCCTCAGGGCCTCCCAGCTCGGCCTTAAGGTGCTGGTCATAGACAGGCCCCCGGTGGGCGGCACCTGCGTCAACGTGGGCTGCGTGCCGATGAAGTTCCTCCTGAGGCTGGCCGAGTTCATGAAGTCACACAGGGAGCTCTCGTCGCTTGGCCTTGTCAAGTCAGGCGGCGCCATCCCTGACATGGGGGCCTTCAGGTCCTACCGGAAGTCGCTCGCCGAGATGGTGGTCAGCTACTACCTCGACCAGGTGTTCCCGAGCCACGGGATCGACGTAGTCATAGGGACGGGGTCGCTGAGAGGGCCGACGGAGGTGAAGGTCGGGAAGGCCTTGGTCAGGGCCAGGAGCATAATAATAGCCACCGGGTCACGTCCTCTAGTCCCAGGCTCGATAAGGGGCCTCAGGGAGGCCATGGACAGGGGCTTCGCGATGACGAGCGACGAGGCCTTTGACCTCGCCGAGGTCCCTGAGTCTCTCGTCATAGTGGGCGGCGGGGCGATAGGGGTTGAGATGGCTGCTGCGTGGCACTGGCTCGGCTCCAGGGTCTCAATAGTTGAGATGATGGACAGGCTCCTCCCAGGCCTTGACCCTGAGCTGGGCCAGGCTCTTCAGAAGGTGTACGCTGAAAGGGGGATAGATCTGTACCTCTCAACATCCGTTACCTCCTTAGAGCCAGGCTCCAGGAGGGTCAGGCTATCAGATGGGAGGGAGCTGGAGGCCTCCAAGGTCCTGGTGGCCGTGGGAAGGGCCCCTAACATTGAGGAGCTGGGCCTTGAGAACGCTGGCGTCAGGTACACTAGGCGGGGCATAGAGGTTGATGAAAGGTGCAGGACATCAGTGCCTAACATCTACGCCGTCGGTGACGTCACGGGCCTCCACTACTTGGCCAGCGCCGCGATAGCCGAGGGCGTTGTGGCGGCCGAGAACGTGGCGGGCCTGGACTCAAAGATTGACAGGAGCATCGTGCCCATGGCCGTCTTCTCAGATCCTGAGGTGGCCAGCGTGGGGGTTTCCGCCATGAGAGGCGATCCAAGGTACAGGGTAGTGAAGTTCCCCAACTCCGTCAACTACAGGGCCATAGCCCTAGGAGAGGCGGTGGGCTTCGCCAAGGCAGTGTCAGAGGCCTCTACAGGGAGGCTCGTAGGCTTCCACATGATAGGCCCGCTCGCCAGCGAGGTGGTTAATGCCGCAGCTATAGCCATAAGGAAGGGCCTGACGCTTGAGAAGGCCAAGGGGCTAGTATTTGCTCACCCGGTTGTCTCGGAGAGCCTCCTCAACGCTCTCCTGTTGTCATCGGGCGTCAACCTTTACCTGCCGCGCAGGGGCTGA
- a CDS encoding C_GCAxxG_C_C family probable redox protein — protein sequence MRRLRGLQGAREDRVKAVKDRATALLAETENCAYSPFVALAEALGLDVGRDGLNAAIGFAGGLSGMGELCGALSAAIAATSAYLSRRSSGSGKFLERHMNVHMATQEVYRRFVAEFGSPYCRVLNPKLDLVSEQQRRKCTHIVRKAVEIALNVIDEAEGRGSA from the coding sequence TTGAGGAGGCTGAGAGGCTTGCAGGGGGCCAGGGAGGACAGGGTTAAGGCCGTGAAGGACAGGGCCACAGCGCTCCTCGCGGAGACCGAGAACTGCGCCTACTCGCCCTTCGTCGCCCTGGCGGAGGCGCTGGGCCTTGACGTAGGGAGAGACGGCCTCAACGCCGCCATAGGGTTCGCCGGCGGCCTGAGCGGCATGGGGGAGCTCTGCGGCGCCCTCTCGGCGGCCATAGCGGCCACCAGCGCCTACCTCTCCAGGAGGTCCTCGGGCAGCGGCAAGTTCCTGGAGAGGCACATGAACGTCCACATGGCGACCCAGGAGGTCTACAGGAGGTTCGTGGCCGAGTTCGGCAGCCCTTACTGCAGGGTTCTTAACCCGAAACTTGACCTCGTCAGCGAGCAGCAGAGGAGGAAGTGCACCCACATAGTGAGGAAGGCCGTTGAGATAGCCCTAAACGTAATAGATGAGGCGGAGGGGAGGGGGAGTGCTTGA
- a CDS encoding Acyl-CoA synthetases (AMP-forming)/AMP-acid ligases II yields the protein MAEDACSEVMKRPWTSSYDKHVPPTVDVPDMYLQDFVRESARRHPHAPALTYFGRTITYSELEELIERAAGGLEELGVREGDRVALILPDTPTFVALAYGAMSLGAAVVPFYALWSPAEVADAIRRSSPKLIVVQDVLLPRLRDVLQASKVPTFVSMIDDLSSARMRLTASLGRLLGKLPRASGFRRASELFGERLEARPKASPSELVAAMMFTGGTTGVPKLAALTHRNVASNVYFQKVWFNRKEASDRAIGVLPFFHVYGFGSILALTLAIAAHMVLMPRFDPVEFHRNVLKYNVNLIPGAPTLYLALLKALPQGEMAKWRGVVEMCFSGASPLPVETINRLESITGCRVVEGYGLTETSPVIAANPLYGKRKVGSIGLPMPGTLMAVADPEEPRLLPRGSTGEIVVSGPQVMMGYVGGEENPFFEACGLRWLRTGDIGYADEEWFFYIVDRKKDVIKYKGHSVYPRMIEEALYRHPCVAEAAVIGVPDEVVGENIKAFIALRPECKGKVREEDMIEWAKKELGGHEYPRLVEFRDELPKNLAGKILRRALREEELRRLREQMKEQMKKEG from the coding sequence GTGGCCGAGGACGCTTGCTCAGAGGTCATGAAGAGGCCGTGGACCTCAAGCTATGACAAACACGTGCCGCCAACTGTTGACGTGCCTGACATGTACCTCCAAGACTTCGTCAGGGAGTCGGCCAGGAGACACCCGCATGCCCCGGCGCTCACCTACTTCGGTAGGACCATAACGTACTCGGAGCTTGAGGAGCTCATAGAGAGGGCTGCGGGTGGGCTTGAGGAGCTGGGCGTAAGGGAGGGCGACAGGGTGGCCCTGATACTGCCTGACACGCCCACGTTCGTGGCTCTGGCCTACGGCGCCATGTCGCTTGGGGCCGCCGTAGTACCCTTCTACGCGCTCTGGAGCCCCGCTGAGGTGGCCGACGCCATAAGGAGGTCCTCGCCTAAGCTTATAGTGGTCCAGGACGTCCTCTTGCCGAGGCTCAGGGACGTCCTACAGGCCTCCAAGGTCCCAACGTTCGTCTCCATGATAGACGACCTCTCCTCGGCCAGGATGAGGCTCACCGCCTCCTTAGGGAGGCTCCTTGGTAAGCTGCCGAGAGCCAGCGGCTTCAGGAGAGCCTCAGAGCTCTTCGGCGAGAGGCTCGAGGCGAGGCCGAAGGCGAGCCCCTCTGAGCTCGTAGCCGCCATGATGTTCACGGGGGGCACCACCGGCGTCCCTAAGCTCGCCGCCCTGACCCACAGGAACGTAGCTTCTAACGTCTACTTCCAGAAGGTCTGGTTCAACAGGAAGGAGGCGAGCGACAGGGCAATAGGGGTCCTGCCCTTCTTCCACGTCTACGGCTTCGGGAGCATACTGGCCCTCACGCTCGCCATCGCCGCCCACATGGTACTCATGCCTAGGTTCGACCCCGTGGAGTTCCACAGGAACGTGCTAAAGTACAACGTCAACCTGATACCGGGCGCCCCAACGCTATACCTTGCTCTCCTGAAGGCCCTTCCGCAGGGGGAGATGGCGAAGTGGAGGGGCGTGGTCGAGATGTGCTTCAGCGGCGCCTCCCCGCTGCCTGTTGAGACGATAAACAGGCTTGAGTCCATAACCGGGTGCCGCGTCGTCGAGGGCTATGGGCTCACCGAGACGAGCCCTGTGATAGCGGCTAACCCACTCTACGGCAAGAGGAAGGTCGGGAGCATCGGGCTCCCCATGCCGGGCACCCTTATGGCGGTGGCCGACCCCGAGGAGCCCAGGCTGCTGCCGAGGGGCTCCACAGGGGAGATAGTGGTCTCAGGCCCGCAGGTCATGATGGGCTACGTGGGAGGGGAGGAGAACCCGTTCTTCGAGGCCTGCGGCCTCAGGTGGCTGAGGACAGGCGACATCGGCTACGCTGATGAGGAGTGGTTCTTCTACATAGTTGACAGGAAGAAGGACGTAATAAAGTACAAGGGGCACAGCGTCTACCCGAGGATGATCGAGGAGGCCCTTTACAGGCACCCCTGCGTCGCCGAGGCCGCCGTCATAGGGGTACCTGACGAGGTGGTAGGCGAGAACATCAAGGCCTTCATAGCCCTGAGGCCCGAGTGCAAGGGGAAGGTGAGGGAGGAGGACATGATTGAGTGGGCTAAGAAGGAGCTTGGGGGCCACGAGTACCCGAGGCTCGTCGAGTTCAGGGACGAGCTTCCAAAGAACCTAGCCGGCAAGATACTAAGGAGAGCGCTGAGGGAGGAGGAGCTCAGGAGGCTCAGGGAGCAGATGAAGGAACAGATGAAGAAAGAGGGCTAA